Below is a genomic region from Ferribacterium limneticum.
TTTTTTGTCCTTGATCCAGTCAAGCAACAATCCGCAGACCAGTTCCGGTTGATCAAGCGTTGCCAAATGGCCGCATTGGGCGATGAGCTCAAGCTTGGCATGCTTGATCCCGGTGGCCATCTCCTTCGCTAATTCCGGTGGCGTGATCTGGTCATCCTGGCCACAGATCACCAGCGTCGGGCAGGTGATGCTTTTCAGCGTCGGCCGACTATCGGGGCGACCTATGATGGCCCGCTGCTGACGCTCAAAAATCTCCTTGCCCAGACTGCTCGCCATCGATTGGATGACGCCACGCACGGCGGGCTGGTTTATTCGATCGGGATGCGAGAGAAGCGGCAGCAGCTGTTCGGTCACCGCATCGAGATCGGTTGCTGCCAGCTTGATCAGCGCTTCCCGTTTTGCGCTGGCCTCCGGCGTATCGGGGCGCGCCGTCGTATCCATCAGGACCAGTCCGGACACCCGCTCCGGTGCCTGGCGCATGATTTCGAAGGCGACATAGCCGCCAAGTGACAGGCCAAGCAACACAAAATGCTTGGCCGAGGCCAACTTGAGGACGCTGGCGGCGAGCTCGGGGATCGTTTCCGCAATGCTCAGGTCGCCCACTTCGACGGTAGACATTGCCGACAAGGCGGCAACCTGGTCGGTAAAAACGCTCGCGTCATTGAGCAAGCCGGGCAACAACAAAATGTTTGGTTTCATGGTTTATTCCTGAATTGACAGTGAAGGCCATGCCAGACAAAGACCGGTGAAATTATTGAACAAGCAATCCATGTCCGGCACCACGGAGGCGAGTCGCCTCGAAGCGTCATGGCTTCATCTTGCCCGCAACAAACGCGACAACTCGGTGCGCGAGCGCACATAAAACCGCAAGTTGTTACCGCACCATCAACTGCCTTGCTGTGTGTCCAATCGAACTGAGCCGCAACGGACTTGTTGAAATAATCAGCTAACCGGACTCAAGCGGCTTCAGGAGATAGCAATGCTGAATGCAACACGCAATGAATGCCTTCAACCTCCAGGCAACATCGACAAGTTCTTTCTCGCGCCTGACCACGCAAAAGAACTGCAACACCACGTTCCCGAAATGTGCGGGACAGGTTGGCCTATCGGCTCGTCAAATTCCTGCGCATTGTTGTCGATGCTTTTTTTGCCGGACGCTACGGCCATCGTGCCGTCATTCTGGAAACCATCGCCGCGGTGCCCGGCATGGTCGGCGGATCGCTCCAGCACCTCAAATCGCTGCGCCGCATGGAATCCGACCATGGCTGGATCCGCACCCTGCTCGACGAAGCAGAAAACGAGCGCATGCATTTGATGACCTTCATCACCATCGCCCAGCCCTCGCGCTTTGAACGCCTGCTCATCCTGCTCGTTCAAGGTGCGTTCTACAACGTCTATTTTCTGCTGTATCTGCTGTCTCCAGCAACGGCACATCGAGTCGTCGGCTATCTGGAGGAAGAAGCGGTCACCAGCTACACCACCTATCTGGCCGGCGTGGACAACGGCACCTACGCCAACGTCCCGGCCCCCGCCATCGCCATCGAATACTGGAAACTTGCGGCTGACGCACGCCTGCGCGAGGTCATCATCGCAGTCCGCGCCGATGAGGCGACGCATCGCGATGTCAATCATCAATTTGCAGGCCAGCTGAGTTGATTGGAATTGGGATGAAAGCTGATTCCGGCGTTCGTTTCAGGATATGAACGGGCTGGCTCAGGGGGCTGCTTTGAGTCTTCTGCCTCTTCCGCTTCGTGCCCAAAACGGCCGTTGCGGTTTCCCGATTGCAGCCAGTCAGCCAAACCCAATATCTTCGAACTGGACTGCCACGAAGCTGCCGTTGGCGACCTCACCCTATCGGCCAGAAGCGGCCAGTCAGGAATTCATCCTATAAGCGGACATACACAATGCTTTTGTCCCATAGGGCGAAATTGAAAACTCGTCTGGCATACTGGAGTTATTATACTGACAGCCAATATCCCAAGTGACTGAACGGTATGAACTTAGAGCAGCATTTTCGGCGTCAACAATATCAATGGTTATGCGGACCCCAGTGTCCGTGTAAACACTGTTTGGCCTCATAGCCATGCCTCGCAAACTATTGACGCCATTACTGATCGTTGTTTCTGTCGCTTGCTTCTCGCTCTCTTTCGCGGACGACAGCCTTCCAGCTAAAGAGCGCTTGAAGTCTTGCGACCCTAGGGTGGCCTTATCAGCAGCGAAGGAAATCTTGAATGACCCTAAGACACTTCAAGAACCTTTGGAAATGTTCTCTCCAGCATTGATCCTGTTTCAGTCTGGTGAAAAAGATGACGCCGTATTCTGGTTCTACGTTGCACAACTTCGTGTCCGATACCAGCTTGCTTTTCAGAAGGGTGACCGCGGCCAACTACTACAAGTCATGTTGATGACCGTCGGCCCACCAATAAACAACTATGCGTTCCAAGATGTTCTGAAGCTTGATCGCCAGCTTGATCGAGTATTGGAGTGGGACAGAGCTACGCCAAACTCAATGAAAGAAGGAACCCGTGCTGATGACAATAATGCTCAGATCGAGAAGATTTACTCTGGCTTCCGCGATCTAAGAACCAAGCTGCGAGTAGAAAAAGACGACATTGAACAGAAAGCCAAAGCAGCAGCGCCGCAGATTGAGCAAATGTACTCACAGATGCGCTCTCGCCCCTGCCAGCCAGGTTTCCCCGACCCCGCGTATGCCAACAGAACAATCGAAATGGAAAAGAATGCAGTAGCAGAATTCACAAAGGATCACAAAGACGTATTGCAGGAGGTTGGAGCCATCAAATACGTGAATGTTTCGTCCTACAGATTGAATCCGCAATCTACTCTACCCAGCAGATACACCGTATCAGTAGATGGAACAAACAAACGGCTCTTCGCCGAAGTCGAGGTATCAAGGTCTGGGGATCGTGCCCATTTTGTATTGGTTTGTACCACTTCCCTTTCTCTAGGGCAGCGAGATCCCTTCAAAGATATCTGTGTTCAATAATTACCTGAGCGAACCCACAATGAATCAAGCAGTTGTTTGGAATAAGCGTGTTTTCTTATTGTCAATATGCAGCCCGTTCGGACCGTTGAGTTACTGTTAGAGCACAATGCCTTTCTTCGCATATGCCGGCTTTACCGTTTTAGGACTCTTGTTCTCTTTCATGGGCTTGGTATTCGCCATGACAGGAGGCACGGAAAGTATATACATAACCGCAGGCCCGTTATTGCTCGCATACGCAGGCGCAATCTTCTACGTCATTAAGAAGGCAAATGAAGGAAATGGGCCTAAGTCAGCTTTTGTATTGGCATTGCCAATGCCGTTTGTCTCTGCGATGTTTGTCGTGTATTCGATCGGGAGCCATGCAGTTTTGTTTGTCATCCCTGACGCAGAAACTTTCAGTTCCGAGTGCAAGACCGCCGGTGCGAAATATATAAAAGCACCCGCTTTACCAGTCCATTCCATCGTTTACTACAATGAAACAAAGTTTCGTCCTCACTTTACGTCGCTCAGCGTCTCTTGGGGTTCGCGTATTTCATCCCTCAGCTACGATAATCGGCCAAATCATCCATCTCTCGAATTCACTGAAACTGGGCCCAACGCCTTTGGTCACCGATATACTCGCCACCCAAAAGCAGAAAAGGAATATGGCGTTGATGCCCTTACGGCCGATGTCCTCGTCAAATTCAAAATGAGTCCAGAAGAAGAATTGCAAAAGGCTCTGGGATCACAGGGCGTCGTAAACTACGAGCTGACTGTTATTGACCAACGTACAAATGAAGAACTAGCGCAGTTACGCTATGTAACCGACACGGAAAATAAACGTGCTTGTGGACTAACAGGAGAGAATACTTTGAGTGAGAGAGCATTTATTCTTAAAGCTATTGGTTTGCAATAGCAAATTATTGATCGGTGGAAATTGTGCTCAAACCCATTATTCACTGGGCAAATGAAGTAAATTAGCCTGAGTCACTTTCCTCATCAAACTCGTCCGCGTCGGCAGATAAACGTTATTCGTTAGGTCTTATCCCTACTCTTACGAACCAAGAGGTATGAATGAACGCGGTAAAAACGTTCGCCATTTGCTTCTGCATGCTCATAAGCGTCCCCGTAGGCGCGCAGCAAAAATACCCGCCCCTCTTTCTGCCTAGCCCATCTAGCCCGCCAATCGCCGCGTTCATGGCGTGGCACCAATCACTGCTGAAAGGTGATTTTGTGGCGTACAAGAACTCTAGTTTCTGGCTACCCGAAATGAAGGAAGAGTTGAAAGAACAAATGTTTGATTGTTTACGCAGCACTGCTCCGACGATAGTAAAAATCACGGAGCAAAAGACCAATCCAAATGGAAGTGTCGGTTTTTACGCGGTGGGCTGCAAAGACAACGTTCGCCTCATCAACGTGATTACCGTCGGTAACACAGATGGAGCGTGGCGAGTGGCTGCGTCCGGTTGGGGGCCTCCTTGGAACGAAACGGCTAAGCTATGCCCGCTCTAATCCCTCTAAAAACCGGTCGCTTCGATAAACCCGCGCAGCGATCCTGACCTTAACAGTTGCTGAACGACCGCTTTCCAAATCTGGCTACGTCCGCAGAGGGCACCGAAGCGACTGTTATACCCTAGGATTCATCGCCGAAAAGCGGTCAATGAAGTTCCGCCCCCCCCGGAAGCGGTCGTTCCCCACAGCAGTGAGCGTGCCCAGACCTACCTTATGACAGGCCCAAGCGGGCCACCCGTCATCGCTCCCCAAGCCGGCACTGGCGTCTCGTTCGCTCATCTGTCGTTCTTGGCCACAACAAACTTGCGTATCAGCGCTAGGGTTAGTAGCAAAAATTGTATGGTCGTATATGCAGCCTGGAAAGCTTCATAACCTGAGGCTTGTTGCCGCTTGAACGGAGAATAATGGGCATTGCCATAGTCATCACGGCCTTTCGGAAGCAAGCTTTCCAATTTTGTACTTGCTCAGCAACTCGTCTGCAAACGGCGCATGTGGGCGTCCTTTTGTTTTTGTATTGTAGGCTTCAGTTGCTTCTTTGCCGCACCACGGCAATACCACCTCTGGTGGAGATGGATGTCCAGGCAAATACGCGGTCAGGTCATAGACTCCTCCACGAATTGCCATCCAACAGTTGTCCGCTGTCGCATGCTTGGCAAGATCTGCCTTTGAATAGACTTTCTCTGCCGAAATGGCAAGGCTTTGCTCAGCCGGCGGCAGCCAGAGGTTTCCCGCCCAGAACGCTGTAACCAGCAACCAGAACAATACAGTCGAAGAGAGATAGAGTTGGCGCATTATCGGAACTCGAAGTTTTCAAAGTGGATGTGGCGGGGAGAAATACCTCTGCCGCTCAAGGCCTTTCTGAGGCCGGCAACTAGGCCGGGCGGGCCGCAAAGATAGCAATCATGTTGTGCAAGGGTAGTTGCGTCGGGCAGGATCGTATTCAAATCAGGAACATCCTTGCCAGTTGCGACAGCGCAAAGGGAGAGGTTCGAGTCATTTGTCGCCAATGCCTGAATTTCTTGCAAAAATGCGGCATCGGCATCGGACCGATAAAGATACAAGAGAAGCGTTTTCTGACTGAGCGGCCCTGCCCGAAGTTGCGCCAGAAACGGCGTAATGCCAATGCCGCCGGCAACCCACAGTTGGGGCGACAACGAACGATCAGTCAGAAATTCCCCAAAGGCGCCATGCACACGTGCCATGACGCCAGACTCAATGGACTGAATTTTCCGGGTGCAATCGCCCAGCGCTTTCACACCAATCTGCATTTCACCGCCAGCCCCGACTGCACTGACGGTAAACGGATGAAACTCACCGCAGCCTCTGAATGTGGGCCCTGAAAAGAAAGCAACCAGTACAAACTGACCGGGCTTTACGGCGACGACTTCGCCCAAGGGTTTGAGTGCTATCTCCACCATGTCTTTGGCAACCACTTTGACGGCTTGTACGATAAAGGGCCGGGCGGCAAGGCCAAAATCCTCCCTCACGATACGCCAACCGAGAAAGAAGGCTGCAAGTACCAGAATCGGCCATACCGGCTCGTCGATACCCAGCAAAACCAAGTGCAGCAAGCCAAACAGCACCGCAAGCCCAAGCCCGACATGCAGCCAGCGCCAGGCTCGATAGGGAATACGTTTCTCGAAGGTGAGCGCCAGTCCTGCCATCAGCAGGAGTAGCGATAGCCAGCCGAGCCAGACCGGCCATCCCTGATTGAAGGGAGAGAGGGAATACCATGCCAGTTGTCGATCATTCGGCCAGGCGTCAGCGGCAAGAAGCAGCGGATGCGCCAGCAACAAAACATAGGCAGCCATGCCTGCCCAGTGATGCCAGCGATACATTCGTTCCAGCCCACCCAAGCCTTCGGCCAAGCGGCTTTCCCTAAGCATCAGTAAAAGACTGGCAAGCAGAAGACCGCAACCGGCCCAACCCAAAACAATACCTAAGCTACGCGCCAGTCCAAGCCCATCGGGCAGGGCCCAGAAAACCGGAACGACTGTCGCGATTAGGATCAGCAACGGGATCGACAGAAAGCGTAGAAGGTGCATGGATGGCTATCGTATCGATCAGATAAAGCTTCAGGGTTTCGGCTTCTCAGTCTTCAGGTGATCGCAGATATCTTGTCCGCCACCCGCCATGGCCAAGCCTCGTTGCTGGGCTCGCTCTTCCATCAACTGGTGATGGCTGACCTGATAACTTCGGCAATCTTCAAGCTTGGTAAAGCTGCGAATCTTTGCTTGGTGCTCGATCCGCTCCTCCGGACTCATGAGTTGCCAGCCTCGGGTGTTCGACTCACTGGCCCGCCAAGGGCCTCGTGCCGAAGAGCTACCAATCAGCAATAGTCCGATGACCAGGGCGGTGATGAACTTTGTCTGCATGATCAACTTTCGGCAATTATCCTAGGTGCGACGATGTTCAATATGACCCGGATACGGCATCAACAGGCTGCCACAAATTAGCTTCGCGACAGCCTGTGCTTCAGAGGAAAGCAATCCGAGCCAGCGTAGGTAGTATTACTTTACGCTGTTCGTGTTCGTTATTGCTCTCCTATAGAGAAGACAACGCTAGTTTGAAGCAGGTGGGGTTGTGGGGGTATGGATGCGGTCACGAGACTGGATGCGATCCTGATCTTTAGTCTGAATTCGTTCCTGATCTCGGGTTTGAGTACGCTCTTGATCTCTTACACGGTCCTGGCTCTGGTCGCGTGTTTGAGTTTGAGTTTGAGTTTGGTCTGCCTGTCCTCCGCGATTCTGGCCGCCAACTGATTGGCCGCCTCCTTGCCCACCACCCATTCCGCCACCACCCATACCTCCTCCGCCACCGCCTCTGGCTTCGGCCACGGTTCCAGCTAACGAGAAGCACGCTACGATTAGCAGGGTAATGATTCTGGACGATTTCATGATTTGCTCCCTTGAAAACAACTAACTGATGAACCTCCTTCAATTGTTATAGAGCATTAAATTAGAGTTTTCTTATAGTGCGACAATTAGTCGCATGGCAAGGTGGATAAGCCTTGGCGTTGGCCGCATGGACATTGCAACCTTGAATCGCTGTGCAAGGGCGTATTTCTGGGAGGGAAATCGATGAGGGTGCCTCAGGATAAACTTCTGGGCTACGGTAGGTCAGGCCATTGCAGGCGTTCGCGCTTTGATGCACAAATACAGCTCAGGCCGATGAGAGAGCCGAGCGCCTGAAGCTCTAAATCAAAGACGTAAGCTGAGTCAGCTACCATCCTGATGCTTGGGATTTGGCACCACAATGGAAGATTGTGGCCGGGTCGAGGCAGTGCAGTCGCAAATTTGCTCACCGAATACCGGCCGTTCGCCAGGGGTTCTGGAGGCCCTACCTATTGAAATTGGATTACCTCTTCGAGCGGCGGCTCCTGGCCGACTCGAGCCGGCGGGCCAAGCCAATAAACCCTAAACTCCCGGCGGAAGCTTGGCGGCCATCATCTTCTTTCGGTCGATCTTTCGCCCGTCAACGATGAAGGTGCCGTCGCCCACGGCGTGAACCGTGCGCTTTTCCTGGCGTTCGCCGTCGATGTAGGCGGCGACTGCTTCCAGTACGACGATGTTGTGCTTTTCGATGATGTCGATGACCTTGCACTCGATGTTGGCGAGGCATTCCTTGATCAGGGGCGGCTTGACGAGTTTGGCCGGGACTGGTGTGAGCTTGAAGCGGACGAATTTGTCGGTGTCTGCTCCGGAGCATGTCCCGATGCCGACGACCGTGTCGAGCAGGTCGACGGTGGGAATGGCGATGACGCATTCCCGATGCTTGCGCAAGGCCGCGTAGGAGTGGTTCCATTCGCCCGTGGTGATGGCAAACGTCGGGGTGAAATCCATGACCATGGTCCACGAGATGGTCATGATGTTGTCTTTCTTGCCGTCATGGGTGGTGACGAGGACGACCGGTCCTGATTCGATCAGGGTGAAAGCCTTGTTCAGTTCCAGTTCTTGCATGGGAGCACCTCTGATGATCGGGCCAAGCGTGTCTGTTCGATGTCGCCCATGAAAATCAAAGCAATGTTGGCGCGTCGTCCAGTTCGTTCGGGTTGTCGCCGGTGGCCGGGAAGTGTTGGGCAAGCAGGGCCGTGATGCGCTCTATGGCGTCCACCATGCCGGTTTGGTAGTTCCCGGCGGCAAATGCTGTTTCCATGCGGTGGCAGATCGCTTCCCATTCGGCTGGCGAGACGAGGGCAGAAATGCCGTGGTCGGCGAGGATTTCGACCTGATGATCTACCAACTGAACGTAAACGAGGATGCCGTTGGCCTCGCGCGTTGCCGCCACGCCGAGCGACTGGAAGAGGCTTGCCGCGCGGTCGCGGCAGGATTCTTTGCGGAGCAGGGCGCGGAGCGGTAGCGGGCCTTCGATGGCGATGCGGATTTCGCCGCGCTGCTTCGTTTCGGAAGCCTTGACCGCCGCGCCGATGGCCGCCAGATCGTTGGCGCGGAAGGCGCGTCTGGCCCACCAGCCGGGCGATGAGAGATGTTTGAGCAGGCGTCTCAGCATGATTTACCAGTTCCCCGAAGCGCCGCCGCCACCAAAGCCGCCACCACCGCCGGAAAATCCGCCGCCGCCCGACGAGCCGCCGCCAAAACCACTGGGGAAGCCGCCGCCGGATTGCCAGCCGCCGCGGCCGAGGCGGATGAAGGAGAGCGCGAAAGCGACCAGCGCGGCGCCGCCGGCCAGGCCGAGCGAGGTGAAAAGCGTCCACGCCAGCCAGCCAGCGACGCCGGAAACGGCCAGCGAGCCGAGCAGGCCGAACATCGAGCGGATGACGCCGGCCATGAAGAAGATGATAAGCAGGAAGGTCAGTGCATCGCCGGAATCAGCGCCGCTCGGGGCGGTGTGCACCGCGGGGGAGGGCAGCGGTTCGCCGCGAATGACCTTGTCGAGCGTCGCCACAGTGGCCCGCAGGCCGCCGGCAAAATCGCCCTCGCGGAAACGCGGCGCCATCTGTTCGGCCACAATGCGCTTGGCGATGGCGTCGGGAATGGCGCCTTCGAGCCCGTAGCCGATTTCGATGCGCATGCGTCGGTCGTCCTTGGCGACGATGACGATCACCCCGTCATCGACGCCCTTGCGGCCGATTTTCCAGGCTTCGGCGAGGCGGATGCCAAACTGCTCGATGCTTTCCGGCTGGGTTGTTGGCAGCAGCACGATGGCAATCTGCGCGCCCTTGTCTTTTTCCAGTAAGACTAGGCTGGCCGTCAGCCCGGCTTTATCCTCGGCTGACAGCGTGCCGGTCAGGTCGGTGACGCGTTCGGTCAGCGCCGGCAGCGCCACCTCGTTGGCGCTCCAGCCGAGCAGCGGCAGCAGCGCGAAACAGAGGGCGGCGAGCCAGCGCAGCATCGGGATTTACTTGGCTGGAGCGGGGGTATCGAACTTGACGACCGGCGGCGCTGAAATGGCCTTCTCGTCGTCGACTGTGAAATTGGCCTTGGGCTTGTAGCCCATGACCATCGCCGTCAGGTTGTTCGGGAAGGTGCGCACTGAAACGTTGTAGACGCGCACGCTGTCGATGTAACGGTTGCGGGCCACGGTGATACGGTTTTCGGTCCCTTCGAGCTGGGCTTGAAGGTCGCGGAAATTGGCGTCGGCCTTGAGGTTCGGGTAGTTCTCGGCGACCACCAGCAGGCGAGACAGGGCTCCGGACAGCTCGCCCTGCGCCTTCTGGAATTTGGCGAAGGCGGCTTCATCGTTGATCAGTTCGGGCGTGATCTTCATGCCGGCGACGTTGGCGCGCGCCTCGGTGACGCGGGTCAGGACTTCCTTTTCATGCGCGGCGTAGCCCTGGACGACGGAAACCAGGTTGGGAATCAGGTCGGCGCGGCGTTTGTACTGGTTGAGCACTTCCGACCACGCGGCGTTGACGCCTTCGTCGTTGATCTGGATCTGGTTGTAACCGCAGCCGGAAAGCAGGCTGGCGATGAGGACGAGTACGGAGTAGAGACGAATGCGCATGGAAATGGCTCCCGAAAAAATGGTTCGCGGTACAGCATACCATCGTGATATTTTTTCATAGCAGGCAAAGCCAGGTTTGGCCAGCCGGATGCCACGGTCAACCGGAAATATCGGCCAAAATTGAAATCGGCGGGCGACCGCCTCAGGCTGGTTTGCGGCGCAGCAGATGCATGACGATGAAGCTCAGCACCGCCTCGCCACGCTGGTTGACCGCCTGATACTTGAGGCGCGCAATGCCGCGATCCGGCTTCGAGTTCGATGGCCGTACCTCAAGCACTTCGATTTCGCTGTGCAGCGTGTCGCCCGGCCGTACCGGGGCCAGCCAGCGCAACTCGTCGATGCCCGGCGAACCCATGCTCGATTCGGCCAGCACGCCGGACTGGATGAACAGCCGGAAGCAGATGGCCAGGCTCTGGAAGCCGCTGGCGATCAGCCCGCCATACGGCGAGTCGGCCGCCGCGTTGGCGTCGAGATGGAAGGGCTGCGGGTCGTAGCGCCAGGCGAAGTCAATGATCTCGGCTTCAGTCAAAGTCAGTCCCGGCGAGGTGAAGCGCTGGCCGGGGGTGAGGTCGTCGAGAAAACGGGTGTCCATGGCGGTCAGTCCTTTGATTGTGTGGGGCTTACGGGTTCCGGCATTGCGCCACCTGCGCGTCGCCGGCCTTGCCGCAGGGAGTGAGGGCGCCGGGCATCGGGTGCGGCGTGCCACGCTTGTCCATGTGGGCGGCGAGGGTGTCCCATTCGAGCACGCCGGTTTTATCGAGCTTGAGGCGGAGCAACCAGCCGACTCTGGCTTCCGGGGCTTCGAAGCCGTCGAAGACGAAGTTGCCGAGGCTGTAGATGATCGGTTTGCCCTGATAGACGTCGGCGCCCTGGGTGACGTGCGGGTGGCTGCCGACGACCATGCTGGCGCCTTCGGCTATCATGCGCCGGGCGAAGCTTTGCAGGCGCTGGCTGGCGGCCGGCTCGTATTCCCAGCCCCAGTGCATGAAGGGAATGATGAGATCGGCGCCGGCGGCCTTGGCGGCACGGATGTCGCTGATCACGTGATCGTCCTCGCTCCACGCCGTGCCGGGCGTGTCGGCGCCGGCTTCGAAGGCGCGCGGGGCGAATTCGTTGTAGCCGAGGATGGCGATTTTGAGGCCCTGGCGTTCTATCCACAGCGGCTTGTGGGCTTCGGCGAGGTTCTTGCCGGCGCCGAAATGGGCGATGCCGGCGCGGTCGAGTCGTTGCATGGTTTCGAGCAGGGCTTTGTGGCCGTAGTCGCCCACATGGTTGTTGGCCAGCGTGACGGCATCGAAGCGACCTTGCAGGATGCGCAGCGTGCGCGGGTGGGCGCGGAAGGTGTAGGGCTTGTCGGCGAGGCGTTTGCCGCTCCTGGCGACCGAAGTTTCGAGGTTGGCGATGCGGTAGTCGGCGGCCCTGAGCGTTTTGGCGAAAGGGGCGAGCGGGTCGCCGCCGCGAGCGATGAGCCGGCCGGGGCCATCGTCGAGCATGACGTCGCCGGCGAAAATGAGCGTCATGGGCTCGGCTTGGACGTTAAGCGCGGCCAGAAACGCCATTGCTACGGTCAACCGGAAAAATCGGCTCATTTTGAAATGGCCTCGCGCAGTTCGCACCAGTATTCGAGGACGAGGCCGTAGCGCGGCTCGTAGGCATGGTTCAGCCCGGTAAAGCCGTAGCTGCCGGCAGGGACCGGCGGATAGGCGTAGGTCGCCTGGTGAATGAGCGGGCGGCCGTCGACGTCATCGTGCCGGGCGTAGGTGTAGAGCTTGATGCTGGCGAGGTCTGCCGGTTCGCTGCGAAAAACGATACGGAACTGCAGGTAGGAGCCGAAATCGACCGGCGCCACGGTGTAGGGCGAGGCGGTGGGTCGGGCTTCGACAGTCTTGGTCTCGCCGCCGTAGGTGACGTGGCAGGCCACAATCTCGCCCGCCCCAGCGTGAGTGGTCGCGGTGCCGAGGAGCAGGGCGCCAATCAGCGCCCGGCCGTTAGCGCGGAGTGCCACGGCTCGCTGGTTTCAGCACGATGTCGACCGGAACCGGCTGGCCATTTTTTGTCGCCGGAGTCGGTTTGGCACTGGCGAAAAGCAGTTTGCCGCCAGCCTCGATGCGGGCGCTGACGGTGGCGTTGGCCTTCTTGCCCATCAGGTCGCGGTCCACCGTCGCATTGAAGGCAATCGGCACTTGTGCGCCGTTCAGTTCGTAACGCTGATCGGCCAGCGTACGCTGGCCGGACTGGATGCGAATCTTGAGGATGGCGTTGGGCGGCAGGGCGACGCGGGCGCGGTAGGTGACCTTGCCGGCGATGTCGATGAAGCTGCTGGCCGCTGCTGGCTGCGCTGCGGCCTGCGGCATGACAGGCGCCACGCTGCCACGCGAACAGCGGCGCAGGTTGCCCTTGCCGTCTTCCAGAATGGCGTCGTCGCCCTTGGTGGCCAGGCGAATGTCGCCGCTGCGATAGAGCGCGCCCGAGGCGGCCGGCACTTGCGGCAAAACGACCGCTTCGTCGGCGAAATGCAGGGTTGCCTGCGGTCGACTGGAAATATCGGCCGAAAATGAAATGTCGATGCGGCTTCCGTTGTCGCAGGTGTAGGCGATGGGCTCGTCACCGGCGAAGGCGCAAAAAGGGACGAGCAATGCCAGCAGCAGTGCCGGCAGGGGGCGGAGGTTCATGGGTTTTCCGGTTTGGGGAGGGGAATCCAGCGCCCGTCGAGCAGACCTTCGATGGGCTGGAAGGCCGATTTGTAGGCCATCTTGCGGCTTTCGGCAATCCAGTAGCCGAGATACAGGTAGGGCAGACCCAGGGCATTGCACTGGGC
It encodes:
- a CDS encoding YbaY family lipoprotein — its product is MNLRPLPALLLALLVPFCAFAGDEPIAYTCDNGSRIDISFSADISSRPQATLHFADEAVVLPQVPAASGALYRSGDIRLATKGDDAILEDGKGNLRRCSRGSVAPVMPQAAAQPAAASSFIDIAGKVTYRARVALPPNAILKIRIQSGQRTLADQRYELNGAQVPIAFNATVDRDLMGKKANATVSARIEAGGKLLFASAKPTPATKNGQPVPVDIVLKPASRGTPR